The genomic interval GTATTGCTCTTTCATAGCAGCCAAACGTGGCTGAACTTCCTTCATGCGTGCCATCGACTTATAACTAGCGGCCGACAGAGGGAAAAACACCAGCTTAATTAAGATGGTCAATAAAATGATCGACCAACCCCAATTGCCAACATATGAGTGAATGTTATCGAGCAGCCAAAAAATCGGTTTGGCCAAAATAGTTAAATAACCATAGTCTTTAAGTAACTCGAAACCGGGGGCGATCGTCTCTAAAAGGCGCTCTTCTTGCGGCCCAACAAATAATTTCGCCTTTTCTACAACAGTGGTACCCGAAGCTACAACTCCAAGTGGAATTTGCATGCCAATTCGATAAAGATTGTTGTCAATTTTGCCGACATAAATATCGCGGGCAACTTTGTCGCCAGGAATCCATGCACTTGCAAAATAGTGCTGAACCATTGCGATCCAAGCAGAATCGCCAGCACCCATCTGGGTAGGAATGGTTATTTTATTTTTATCAATTGCTGTGAACTCAAGCTTGTTGAACTTCTCTTTGTCTGTATAAGCCGCGGGGCCAGTGAAAGTGCTCGCAGAGAAAGCTCCATCAAATGGGCCAATTTTTTGCTCTTGCGAAGCATCTCGCACGATCTCCGTGTATAGAACCAATGGATTTGGGTTGTTGGTTGTTTGGGTAACCCGATGCCCAACATCAACTACATAGCTGCCAGGATTTAACACAAATGTTTTTTCAAGCTTAACGCCACTACGCTCACTTGCAAAAACAGCAAACGGCCTACCAGACCCATCTTTGCCAGATTGAATCAATTTGAAATTGCTGGTGTGGTTCGGCAAATCATTGTTATTGAATGAAATCAGTCCGGAGCGGGCAAAGTATTTATGAGTTGGTGTGT from Polynucleobacter necessarius carries:
- the yidC gene encoding membrane protein insertase YidC codes for the protein MDFKKTILWVVFSMSGLMLYNNWQVHEGRPSLFGGTQTTPPAVVDKATPNNKLDVPTQISGTPALAAAPVVGGGAIEGAEKTMLQNDVLVLEISASGANIVDAKLLKSLTAENKPVELFQYTPTHKYFARSGLISFNNNDLPNHTSNFKLIQSGKDGSGRPFAVFASERSGVKLEKTFVLNPGSYVVDVGHRVTQTTNNPNPLVLYTEIVRDASQEQKIGPFDGAFSASTFTGPAAYTDKEKFNKLEFTAIDKNKITIPTQMGAGDSAWIAMVQHYFASAWIPGDKVARDIYVGKIDNNLYRIGMQIPLGVVASGTTVVEKAKLFVGPQEERLLETIAPGFELLKDYGYLTILAKPIFWLLDNIHSYVGNWGWSIILLTILIKLVFFPLSAASYKSMARMKEVQPRLAAMKEQYKGEPQKLNQAMMEMYRKEKINPLGGCLPVLIQIPVFIALYWVLLSSVEMRGAPWILWIHDLSVPDPNYILPIMMAASMFIQTKLNPTPPDPIQAKVMMYMPIIFSVMFFFFPAGLVLYWVVNNLLSIAQQWKINQMCGKKPAK